The Vicia villosa cultivar HV-30 ecotype Madison, WI unplaced genomic scaffold, Vvil1.0 ctg.000054F_1_1_2_unsc, whole genome shotgun sequence genome segment ACCaaaatatacatatattgttcAACATCTAAAACTTAAATAAGAACGGCCATGTGGAAACTGTATTCATTAATAAGTATTAGACATCAAATGTCGGTTTATGAAAAATCCATATCACTACAAAACATCTTGAAAAATTGAGACAAGAAAGAAGAGTAAtatccaacaaaaaaaaaacaagagcaTAACTGTTGTAACAAGCATtggaagaacaaattgaaatgaAAGCtcagaagagaaaataaaaggcaCAAGATGAAGCAataaaacatctcttcacccGTTAACTGGAAGGAAAAAGTTCCTCTTTATTAATACTGTTCATAGattataaaatcaacataaaaagatTTATGAATCAACTACCACATGACAACACATAATTTGCAAGTATCTGAAAGCAGCATTCATGGATCATATAGAAATAAGAACATATGATTTCATAGCACAAACAGTGATTGATATAAATTAATACGCTTGAAGGAAGCAACTGATTAATGCATAATATTACAGTATCAGATGTTTACATTAGGAAGAAATAAACTTACCAAGCTTAGTGCCAACCAGAATAATGGGAACACCAGGTGCGTAATGCTTCAACTCTGGAATCCACTGGAAAAGAAACAGCACATATGAAATTTATCATCAATTCGTGATTAATATAAATAGTATACCTTCATTCCAGTTTAAAAAGAAACCTTGCATTCGTATAAAGCACATATGAAATTTATCatcaatatataattaaaataaacagtATACCAGTCAATCTAGTTTATAAAACTAACTCACATTCTTAAAAAAAAGGAATACCAAATATGCAAGTGCATTTCAAATTCACTCTGAAACACAGTAAGATAAGTACCTTTTTGGAAACATTTTCATAACTGGCCTTGCTAATGAGGGAGAAAGCCAGAATGAAAACATCGGCACCACGATAACTCAAAGGTCTTAATCTGTTATAATCCTCTTGTCCTGTTTCacaagataaaacaataaaaatccaGAAAGCACTCTCTTTACATTGTATACTTACAAAAGAAATatgtaattatataataataccTGCAGTATCCCACAAACCCAGATTAACAGTGCTTCCATTCACAACCACATTTGCACTGAAATTGTCGAAAACAGTTGGCACGTAATCCTGTTTCCAAACAAAGTGAAGAGATACAAAAATAACAATCATCTACCTTTTTTAACAAGAAAACATAAATGATACTAAGTAATCGGAGCATAATCTCGGAATGTAATGATATCTAGGAGGATAAATTCAGTACCAGAATCTAATTATTTCTTTTCTCACATTTTAAGTAATACCCAATACATCATTTCATGTAATTTTCATactcttcaaaacaaaaacatattatCAATTGAAAAAATGGGAAGAGTACAAAACTACATGCAGGTGAATCAAATCAAGGCACAACAAACATTGATTTCTTCATCTATGATcacaaaaattcaaagaaacaGAGAATGAAAATCAACAACTCCAATTTCCTCAAACATCATTAACCATATGTCAGCATTTGTGAATAAATGTCTCAAAGGTACAATTCAACAAACATAAACAAGACACAAAAATAAATCCAAATTACTGAAATAACAaatgaaaaaaaggaaagaaaaagctCACAGTGGGGAAGGTATTGCTAGTGTAGGAAATAAGCAAACAAGTTTTACCCACAGCTCCATCCCCAACAGTAACACACTTGATGAACCTAGAAGCGCTCATCTTCTCCTTGTTTCACCTCAATCGAAAACCCTAGCCAGATCTTCCACCTGAGGACCCCAATCACTCTCACCCACACACAGACACCCTTCCAACTTCTCCTCCTCCAGTTATTGTCAATTTCCCCCCTTCAATTACGCATCTGTACGATGTAAAACCAAAATCCACAAGCTTCCATAattgaaaaaagagagaaagaaaaaattggaaaaaatgaAAAAGGGAAAATGCAgagagagaaatgaaagaaaaaaatggaaACCCTAACCCTTTAGGAGGAGATGGAAAATATGAGTAAGAAAATGGGAATTGTCGCGCATGgagaagaaagagagagagacaGGAAGCCTTGTAGCCCGGGAAATTTTGCCGTTGAAGCGTTCGTTACCAAACCAATCTCTGCCAACAAACCAGTATCCTTGTGTTCTTActattattgatttttttgtCTCTTGTCTTATTTTCTTTTGTCTGTGTGGGTTTTTTACAGTACGTGTTAATCGCAATGAGGTCCGGTTTCAACTCAAAATATTCGGATCGTCACTCAATTACTCTCACAAAATCATTTTATTTAactgtgaattttcttttctcatttgacaaattttataaaattattttgttattttgtgtGCAAAAGATAAGTATACTcagtatttatattttaaaagccAATTcttctaaattattttattaaaatgattaatAAGAAAATTAGATGGTTTGTTTTGAAGTAAGATaggaaaaacaataataaaattaaaatgtaagagTTTTATGAGGAATgtcatttttttttatctttagaTTCTCGCGAACGTTTTTTATCTTACCACTGTCGTTATTCTTGGCACCAAGATCACGAGCATCGTTCGAGGAGGGAGATGCGGAGGATCCGTCCCTTTTTCGAAGGACTACGTGCTTCAAGAAAAGGGTTGATGTGGTCGAGGCTAGATTTGTGTTTGGGAGAGATAACAGTATGGTGAACATTGTGGTCGTTGTCGTGATTGACCATAATAGAATTTCTTTGAAGCTGCTTTGGTTTTTGATTTTTGAGGAGGAAAAGACGGGGAGAACAGAAGTCCCCACAGTCGGCGCCATTGATCTTACCGGTTGATCAGAACCAGAAGTGGGTCAGAGACTTCTCGCACAATGTTGGTGATGAGTGTtaaatgcagtatagggcaagcaacaaaaaagatttggaaatattgatccgggaattatcgtcctcagagatggagagatgccattcaacagtttctacggtttcgagcttgggtttgaatgagcaaaaagtaaacaaagatatagacaataaaagaataaacacattcttagaagagaaataacttatcagaaatgtaaatatattcactcttcacaaacatacacttaccaacccgttatactcaacctacgatactcatctatgtcatcacgtatctctcacataagcgtccatctctggagcacaaacgagatcatctcacaactaaggttatctctaacgcaaagtcacgagaacatccatgttctcgcgtcggcaatctctcgcgcgccgctcaaacacgaaagcattaagaacagatacaaacactgaatgctagctctaaatc includes the following:
- the LOC131623183 gene encoding rac-like GTP-binding protein RHO1; the protein is MSASRFIKCVTVGDGAVGKTCLLISYTSNTFPTDYVPTVFDNFSANVVVNGSTVNLGLWDTAGQEDYNRLRPLSYRGADVFILAFSLISKASYENVSKKWIPELKHYAPGVPIILVGTKLDLRDDKQFFVDHPGAVPITTAQGEELRKLINAPAYIECSSKSQQNVKAVFDAAIRVVLQPPKQKKKKSKAQKACSIL